A single genomic interval of Malania oleifera isolate guangnan ecotype guangnan chromosome 13, ASM2987363v1, whole genome shotgun sequence harbors:
- the LOC131145636 gene encoding uncharacterized protein LOC131145636 isoform X2 yields the protein MEVFYYLVFGALAFVVAALELSKSNKDRVNTSPAFNSFKNNYLLVYSLMMAGDWLQGPYVYFLYSQYGFGKGEIGQLFIAGFGSSMLFGTIVGSLADKQGRKRACVTYCITYILSCITKHSPHYKVLMLGRVLGGIATSLLFSAFESWLVAEHNKRGYDQQWLSVTFSKAIFLGNGLVAILSGLFGNILVDALSLGPVAPFDAASCFLAIGMVVILSSWSENYGDTSESKDLLTQFKGAAVAIASDEKIALLGAIQSLFEGSMYTFVFLWTPALSPSDEDIPHGFIFATFMLASMLGSTIASRLMARTSFKVESYMQIVFVISAASLTLPILTTFLVTPQVKGGSISFAGCLQLLGFCTFEACCGTFWPSIMKMRSQYIPEEARSTIMNFFRIPLNIFVCIVLYNVNAFPITVMFGMCSIFLFVASILQRRLLVIADKPKTGDWTAMKERDAESEPLND from the exons ATGGAGGTGTTCTACTACCTCGTGTTCGGGGCTCTGGCGTTTGTGGTGGCAGCTCTGGAGCTGAGCAAGTCCAACAAAGATCGCGTCAACACCTCTCCGGCTTTCAACTCCTTCAAGAACAATTACCTCCTCGTCTACTCTCTCATGATGG CTGGGGACTGGTTGCAGGGTCCATATGTTTACTTCCTTTACAGTCAATATGGATTTGGGAAAGGGGAGATTGGCCAGCTGTTCATTGCTGGATTTGGGTCCTCGATGTTATTTGGAACAATTGTTGGATCACTGGCTGACAAACA GGGTCGAAAGAGGGCTTGCGTGACCTACTGCATAACATACATTTTGAGCTGCATCACCAAGCATTCTCCTCACTATAAAGTTTTGATGTTGGGGCGTGTTTTGGGAGGTATCGCCACTTCTCTCCTATTTTCAGCATTTGAGTCATGGCTTGTTGCAGAACACAACAAG AGGGGATATGACCAACAATGGTTATCAGTGACATTCTCAAAAGCAATATTTCTTGGCAATGGTCTTGTTGCCATCCTATCTGGTTTGTTTGGAAATATACTAGTTGATGCCTTGAGTCTTGGGCCTGTGGCTCCTTTTGATGCTGCCTCATGCTTTCTAGCAATTGGTATGGTCGTAATTTTGTCATCTTGGTCTGAGAACTATGGTGATACTTCAGAGAGCAAGGACTTGCTTACCCAGTTCAAGGGTGCAGCTGTGGCCATTGCTTCTG ATGAGAAAATTGCATTGCTGGGCGCAATACAGTCTTTGTTTGAAGGTTCAATGTACACATTTGTGTTTCTTTGGACTCCTGCTTTGAGCCCCAGTGATGAGGACATTCCCCATGGTTTCATCTTTGCAACTTTCATGTTGGCTTCTATGTTGGGAAGCACCATTGCATCTCGGCTAATGGCTCGCACATCATTCAAAGTTGAGAGCTACATGCAGATTGTTTTTGTAATCTCTGCAGCTTCTCTGACGCTTCCCATTTTGACAACA TTCTTGGTTACTCCTCAAGTGAAAGGTGGAAGCATCTCATTCGCAGGGTGTCTTCAGCTTCTTGGCTTTTGTACCTTTGAGGCTTGTTGTGGAACATTCTGGCCATCCATCATGAAAATGAGATCTCAATACATTCCTGAGGAGGCCCGAAGCACGATAATGAACTTCTTCCGCATTCCTCTGAACATCTTCGTCTGCATCGTGCTGTACAAT GTTAATGCATTTCCAATCACCGTTATGTTTGGAATGTGCTCAATTTTCCTCTTTGTGGCATCCATATTGCAGAGGCGGCTCCTGGTGATTGCAGACAAGCCAA AGACTGGAGATTGGACTGCAATGAAGGAAAGGGATGCGGAGTCAGAGCCATTAAACGACTGA
- the LOC131145637 gene encoding uncharacterized protein LOC131145637, producing MENLPADLYLKIFCLLDHQNLATAQQVCRKWKLLASDNILWSNLFKERWGGDRAAFFAPSDTKSWKDVYEVQDRCERIGLGLKIIREGEYYYVVHQGEIQRCLGSRRRRAGNETHLALGSRRGFVREGLLEEGEPCEGILDRILFFIGDLEVAMTDEKRRHML from the exons ATGGAGAATTTGCCAGCAGATTTGTATCTCAAGATCTTCTGTTTGTTGGATCATCAGAACCTTGCAACTGCTCAACAAG TTTGCAGGAAGTGGAAACTCTTGGCTTCTGACAACATTTTGTGGTCTAACCTGTTCAAGGAGAGATGGGGGGGAGATCGTGCTGCATTCTTTGCCCCAAGCGACACAAAGTCATGGAAAGATGTGTATGAGGTGCAAGATCGTTGCGAACGAATTGGATT GGGGCTGAAGATAATTAGAGAAGGAGAGTACTACTATGTTGTCCACCAAGGTGAAATCCAACGCTGTCTGGGTTCGAGGAGACGCAGAGCGGGAAATGAAACGCACTTGGCTTTGGGTTCAAGAAGAGGCTTTGTCAGGGAAGGATTGCTCGAGGAAGGGGAACCTTGCGAGGGGATTTTGGACAGAATCCTCTTCTTCATTGGGGATTTAGAAGTCGCAATGACGGATGAAAAACGACGCCATATGCTGTAA
- the LOC131145636 gene encoding uncharacterized protein LOC131145636 isoform X1, producing the protein MEVFYYLVFGALAFVVAALELSKSNKDRVNTSPAFNSFKNNYLLVYSLMMAGDWLQGPYVYFLYSQYGFGKGEIGQLFIAGFGSSMLFGTIVGSLADKQGRKRACVTYCITYILSCITKHSPHYKVLMLGRVLGGIATSLLFSAFESWLVAEHNKRGYDQQWLSVTFSKAIFLGNGLVAILSGLFGNILVDALSLGPVAPFDAASCFLAIGMVVILSSWSENYGDTSESKDLLTQFKGAAVAIASDEKIALLGAIQSLFEGSMYTFVFLWTPALSPSDEDIPHGFIFATFMLASMLGSTIASRLMARTSFKVESYMQIVFVISAASLTLPILTTFLVTPQVKGGSISFAGCLQLLGFCTFEACCGTFWPSIMKMRSQYIPEEARSTIMNFFRIPLNIFVCIVLYNVNAFPITVMFGMCSIFLFVASILQRRLLVIADKPSKYPRLGKYCESTTLDFSNYHL; encoded by the exons ATGGAGGTGTTCTACTACCTCGTGTTCGGGGCTCTGGCGTTTGTGGTGGCAGCTCTGGAGCTGAGCAAGTCCAACAAAGATCGCGTCAACACCTCTCCGGCTTTCAACTCCTTCAAGAACAATTACCTCCTCGTCTACTCTCTCATGATGG CTGGGGACTGGTTGCAGGGTCCATATGTTTACTTCCTTTACAGTCAATATGGATTTGGGAAAGGGGAGATTGGCCAGCTGTTCATTGCTGGATTTGGGTCCTCGATGTTATTTGGAACAATTGTTGGATCACTGGCTGACAAACA GGGTCGAAAGAGGGCTTGCGTGACCTACTGCATAACATACATTTTGAGCTGCATCACCAAGCATTCTCCTCACTATAAAGTTTTGATGTTGGGGCGTGTTTTGGGAGGTATCGCCACTTCTCTCCTATTTTCAGCATTTGAGTCATGGCTTGTTGCAGAACACAACAAG AGGGGATATGACCAACAATGGTTATCAGTGACATTCTCAAAAGCAATATTTCTTGGCAATGGTCTTGTTGCCATCCTATCTGGTTTGTTTGGAAATATACTAGTTGATGCCTTGAGTCTTGGGCCTGTGGCTCCTTTTGATGCTGCCTCATGCTTTCTAGCAATTGGTATGGTCGTAATTTTGTCATCTTGGTCTGAGAACTATGGTGATACTTCAGAGAGCAAGGACTTGCTTACCCAGTTCAAGGGTGCAGCTGTGGCCATTGCTTCTG ATGAGAAAATTGCATTGCTGGGCGCAATACAGTCTTTGTTTGAAGGTTCAATGTACACATTTGTGTTTCTTTGGACTCCTGCTTTGAGCCCCAGTGATGAGGACATTCCCCATGGTTTCATCTTTGCAACTTTCATGTTGGCTTCTATGTTGGGAAGCACCATTGCATCTCGGCTAATGGCTCGCACATCATTCAAAGTTGAGAGCTACATGCAGATTGTTTTTGTAATCTCTGCAGCTTCTCTGACGCTTCCCATTTTGACAACA TTCTTGGTTACTCCTCAAGTGAAAGGTGGAAGCATCTCATTCGCAGGGTGTCTTCAGCTTCTTGGCTTTTGTACCTTTGAGGCTTGTTGTGGAACATTCTGGCCATCCATCATGAAAATGAGATCTCAATACATTCCTGAGGAGGCCCGAAGCACGATAATGAACTTCTTCCGCATTCCTCTGAACATCTTCGTCTGCATCGTGCTGTACAAT GTTAATGCATTTCCAATCACCGTTATGTTTGGAATGTGCTCAATTTTCCTCTTTGTGGCATCCATATTGCAGAGGCGGCTCCTGGTGATTGCAGACAAGCCAAGTAAGTATCCACGTCTTGGAAAATACTGTGAGAGTACCACCCTTGATTTTAGTAACTACCACTTATGA